From the Actinomadura luzonensis genome, the window CCCCGGCCCGCTGCGCGGGGACGTGCGGGCGGCCTACGCCGCCAAGGACCGTACCGACCTGTGGGTGCTGCTGTCCGAGCGGGCCGACACCAGGAGCGCCGAGCGGGCCAGGACCCGCACCGCCCGCGGCGAGCAGGTCGTGCGCGCCCTGCGCGACACGGCCGACCGCTCGCAGGCCCCGCTGCGCAAGCTGCTGAAGGCCGAGGGCCGCAAGAGCGAGACGTTCTGGGCGGCCAACGCCGTGTACGTCCGCGACGTCCCCCTGAGCCTGGCCGAGAAACTGGCGAAGATGGACGGCGTGAGCGAGGTCAGGGCGCCCAGGACCTACCCGGTGGCCCTGCCGGTGGAGACCAGGGCCGCCGCCGCGACGGCCGCCGCCGTGGCGTGGGGCGTGGCCGACATCAAGGCCGACCAGGTGTGGCAGCAGTACGGCGCGCGCGGCGAGGACATCGTCGTGGCCAACGTCGACACCGGCGTGGAGTACACCCACCCGGCGCTGGTCGGCTCCTACCGCGGCAACAACGGCGACGGCACCTTCACCCACGACTACAACTGGTACGACGCGGCCGGGAACTGCAAGGAACCCGGCCCGTGCGACGGCCACGGCCACGGCTCGCACACCATGGGCACCATGGCGGGCGACGACGGCAAGGGCGACCAGATCGGCGTCGCGCCCAAGGCCAAATGGATCGCCGCCAGCGGATGCCAGAGCGGCGGCTGCGCCGACCTGGACCTGATGCGGGCCAGCCAGTGGCTGCTGGCGCCCACCGACGCGGCCGGGCAGAACCCCGACCCGGCCAAGCGCCCGCACATCGTCAACAACTCCTGGGGCAGCGACCTGCCCTCCAACGAGCCGATGTTCGAGGAGGTCCAGCAGGCGTGGGCGGCCTCGGGCATCTTCGGCGTGTGGTCCAACGGCAACGAAGGACCCGACTGCCGCACCTCCGGCACTCCGGGCAGCCGGACGCTCAACTACTCCGTGGGCGCCTACGACAGCACCGGCACGATCGCCTCCTTCTCCAGCCGGGGCGACGGCCAGGACGGGCAGGTCAAGCCCAACATCTCGGCTCCCGGCGTGGACGTCCGCTCCTCGGTCAAGGGCGGCGGCTACGCCACGATGTCGGGCACCTCGATGGCCGCGCCGCACGTGTCGGGCGCGGTGGCCCTGCTGTGGTCGGCCGACCCGGCCCTGGCCCGCGACATCGAGGGCACCCGTACGCTGCTGGACCTGACCGCCATCGACACCGCCGACCCGCAGTGCGGCGGCGACGCGGCCGACAACAACGTCTACGGCGAGGGCCGCCTGGACGCGCTGGCGCTGGTGCGGGCGGGCGCCCAGGGCCTCGGCACGCTGTCGGGCACCGTCACCGACGCCGCCACCGGCAAGCCGCTCAAGGACGCCACCGTGGCGCTGAGCGGGCAGCTCAACCGCCGCTCCACCTCCGGCGAGGACGGCGCGTACACCTTCAGGCTGCTGGCCGGCGACTACCAGCTCAAGGTGAGCGCCTACGGCTACCAGGACGCCACCGCGACGATCCAGGTGCCCAAGGACGGCTCGACCGAGCAGGACGTCCCGCTCACCCCGACCGAGCGCAAGACCCTGTCGGGCACGCTCACCGACGGCTCGGGCCACGGCTGGCCGCTGGGCGCCAAGGTGAGCGCCGACGACGGCCAGGGCCACACCTGGGACGCCACCGCCGACGCGCTCACCGGCCGCTGGTCCCTGTCCCTGTTGCCCGCCACCACCTACACGCTGCGCATCACCCCGGCGGTGCCGGGCTACGACCCGATCGACAAGCAGGTCAGCC encodes:
- a CDS encoding S8 family serine peptidase, with the protein product MKIITLAVGAVLAGCLLAPAPVAAADDPGPLRGDVRAAYAAKDRTDLWVLLSERADTRSAERARTRTARGEQVVRALRDTADRSQAPLRKLLKAEGRKSETFWAANAVYVRDVPLSLAEKLAKMDGVSEVRAPRTYPVALPVETRAAAATAAAVAWGVADIKADQVWQQYGARGEDIVVANVDTGVEYTHPALVGSYRGNNGDGTFTHDYNWYDAAGNCKEPGPCDGHGHGSHTMGTMAGDDGKGDQIGVAPKAKWIAASGCQSGGCADLDLMRASQWLLAPTDAAGQNPDPAKRPHIVNNSWGSDLPSNEPMFEEVQQAWAASGIFGVWSNGNEGPDCRTSGTPGSRTLNYSVGAYDSTGTIASFSSRGDGQDGQVKPNISAPGVDVRSSVKGGGYATMSGTSMAAPHVSGAVALLWSADPALARDIEGTRTLLDLTAIDTADPQCGGDAADNNVYGEGRLDALALVRAGAQGLGTLSGTVTDAATGKPLKDATVALSGQLNRRSTSGEDGAYTFRLLAGDYQLKVSAYGYQDATATIQVPKDGSTEQDVPLTPTERKTLSGTLTDGSGHGWPLGAKVSADDGQGHTWDATADALTGRWSLSLLPATTYTLRITPAVPGYDPIDKQVSLGAQDQTVDAALPAALACVAPGYAASRSGTPELFSSGKPTGWQVTDVDPGFPGFTHQPGWVFDNPGARENRTGGSGRFAIVDSDHSGKGHVQDTYLTGPVLNLAQHTSPVLEFAGDLKAAVNSVAWADLSLDGGRTWATVWTRKGFPGAAGPAAQVVSIPQAAGKAKAQVRFHYRGNRSGWWAIDDVYVGDRACHKTGGGLVTGVVTDAATGKPVQGAAVASGGRTATTDASGAYWLFSSGTGAREVTVTKSGYAARTATATVTADRVTGLDVKLATS